The following proteins are encoded in a genomic region of Magnolia sinica isolate HGM2019 chromosome 1, MsV1, whole genome shotgun sequence:
- the LOC131241149 gene encoding uncharacterized protein LOC131241149, producing MVVASGTNSYAKEMAIRKRIANIYNKREDDFPSLKEYNDYLEEVEDMTFNLVEGIDAAAIEAKIAKYQEENAEQIINSRARKAEELAAALQASKGHPAQPQTDAADGAAGQISQSAVGGQGQYAPAVAGGAFAQPRPTGMVPQAQPVPVGGGLDMQGYGGDDEETQKLRAERGRRAGGWTVELSKRRAFEEAFGSIWI from the exons atgGTGGTGGCCTCAGGAACTAATTCCTACGCGAAAGAGATGGCCATCCGAAAGAGGATTGCCAACAT ATACAATAAAAGGGAGGATGACTTTCCATCCTTAAAAGAATACAATGATTACTTGGAAGAAGTGGAGGACATGA CATTCAATTTAGTTGAAGGAATAGACGCTGCTGCCATTGAAGCAAAAATTGCCAAGTACCAAGAAGAAAATGCTGAGCAGATTATCAATTCCCGAGCTCGCAAG GCTGAAGAACTAGCAGCAGCTCTACAGGCAAGCAAGGGGCATCCTGCACAGCCACAGACAGATGCTGCTGATGGG GCTGCAGGTCAGATCTCTCAATCAGCGGTTGGTGGGCAGGGTCAGTACGCGCCTGCTGTCGCTGGGGGTGCTTTCGCTCAACCACGGCCAACAGGCATGGTCCCGCAAGCACAGCCTGTCCCAGTTGGCGGTGGCCTTGATATGCAGGGGTATGGTGGGGATGATGAAGAAACACAAAAGTTGCGGGCAGAAAGAGGTAGAAGAGCAGGTGGGTGGACTGTGGAACTGAGCAAGAGGAGAGCATTTGAAGAAGCATTTGGTAGCATATGGATTTGA